In the Kineococcus mangrovi genome, one interval contains:
- a CDS encoding YbhB/YbcL family Raf kinase inhibitor-like protein, with protein MDLERPIAPDPYSLLPAVPGFSLHSADVTSGHQMDEKHASGNVSPQLSWDGFPEGTRSFLVNCFDPDAPTPAGFWHWTIVDVPVGVTSLEQGAAVPEGATVLRNDMGTADFTGAAPPPGDREHRYVFAVHALDVESLGLPDGASPTVAAFSTLGHVLARATLSPVYAR; from the coding sequence ATGGACCTCGAACGCCCCATCGCCCCGGACCCCTACTCGCTCCTGCCCGCGGTGCCGGGCTTCTCCCTGCACTCGGCCGACGTCACGTCGGGTCACCAGATGGACGAGAAGCACGCGAGCGGCAACGTGTCCCCGCAGCTGAGCTGGGACGGGTTCCCCGAGGGCACGAGGAGCTTCCTCGTGAACTGCTTCGACCCCGATGCCCCGACCCCGGCCGGGTTCTGGCACTGGACGATCGTCGACGTCCCGGTAGGCGTGACGAGCCTGGAGCAGGGCGCCGCCGTCCCCGAGGGCGCGACGGTCCTGCGCAACGACATGGGCACGGCGGACTTCACCGGTGCCGCCCCGCCGCCCGGGGACCGCGAGCACCGCTACGTCTTCGCCGTGCACGCCCTCGACGTGGAGTCCCTGGGCCTACCCGACGGCGCTTCGCCCACCGTCGCGGCGTTCTCCACCCTCGGCCACGTGCTGGCGCGCGCGACGCTGAGCCCCGTCTACGCGCGGTGA
- a CDS encoding NAD(P)H-dependent glycerol-3-phosphate dehydrogenase — translation MPDTGRRVAVLGAGAWGTTVAAVLAQNADVGLWCRRPELAEEITLTRENSRYLPGVGLPPRIAANPDVEVVLAGASLVVLAVPLQQLRSRLTGWRPVVPGVPVVNLAKGVETATGRFGTEVVQDVLPDAEVLALSGPNLAAEIARGQPAATVVAGPDDHVAREVASAFATAQFHAHAVTDVVGVDVAGAFKNVVALAVGMVEGAGLGANARAAVLTLGLSEMAALGGRLGARPGTFLGLAGAGDLVATSTSRLSRNHRVGVALGEGLALADAVGRAGGTAEGVATAPALLRRDPDLPFVRDVVAVLAGERSPVAAVSRLLSAT, via the coding sequence GTGCCTGACACGGGCCGCCGCGTCGCGGTCCTGGGCGCCGGGGCGTGGGGGACGACGGTGGCCGCCGTCCTCGCGCAGAACGCCGACGTCGGGTTGTGGTGCCGCCGTCCGGAGCTGGCCGAGGAGATCACGCTGACCCGGGAGAACTCCCGGTACCTGCCCGGGGTGGGGTTGCCGCCGCGCATCGCGGCGAACCCCGACGTCGAGGTCGTCCTGGCCGGGGCGTCGCTCGTGGTGCTCGCGGTCCCGTTGCAGCAGTTGCGGTCCCGGCTCACCGGGTGGCGTCCGGTAGTGCCCGGGGTCCCGGTCGTGAACCTCGCCAAGGGGGTGGAGACGGCGACCGGGCGGTTCGGGACCGAGGTCGTCCAGGACGTCCTGCCGGACGCGGAGGTGCTGGCCCTGTCCGGGCCGAACCTCGCCGCGGAGATCGCCCGGGGCCAGCCCGCGGCCACGGTCGTGGCGGGCCCGGACGACCACGTGGCCCGGGAGGTGGCGTCGGCGTTCGCGACGGCGCAGTTCCACGCCCACGCCGTCACCGACGTCGTCGGCGTCGACGTGGCCGGGGCGTTCAAGAACGTGGTGGCCCTGGCCGTCGGGATGGTGGAGGGCGCCGGGCTGGGGGCCAACGCGCGGGCCGCCGTGCTCACCCTGGGTCTGAGCGAGATGGCCGCCCTGGGTGGGCGGCTGGGGGCGCGGCCGGGGACGTTCCTCGGCCTGGCCGGTGCGGGCGACCTCGTCGCCACGAGCACGTCGCGGTTGTCGCGCAACCACCGGGTCGGGGTGGCGCTGGGGGAGGGGCTGGCGCTGGCGGACGCGGTCGGGCGGGCCGGCGGTACCGCCGAGGGCGTCGCGACCGCGCCGGCCCTCCTGCGCCGCGACCCGGACCTGCCGTTCGTCCGCGACGTCGTCGCCGTGCTGGCGGGGGAGCGTTCACCCGTCGCCGCGGTGTCCCGGCTGCTGTCGGCGACGTGA
- a CDS encoding SRPBCC family protein, which produces MRLTVRGPRSAADVWADYARIARWPAWAPHVTSVETGAERIAVGVTGRVRGGPVRLPFRITAVDEDAMTWTWRVLGIDLAHAVRAVPGGCVTTFDGPAPYLPVAWLALRQLVSVPVSRRRQQPGHRGDG; this is translated from the coding sequence GTGCGCCTGACGGTGCGGGGCCCGCGGTCGGCGGCGGACGTGTGGGCGGACTACGCCCGGATCGCCCGCTGGCCGGCCTGGGCCCCGCACGTGACGTCCGTCGAGACGGGTGCGGAACGCATCGCCGTCGGCGTCACCGGCCGCGTCCGCGGCGGTCCGGTACGCCTGCCGTTCCGCATCACCGCCGTCGACGAGGACGCCATGACGTGGACGTGGCGGGTGCTGGGGATCGACCTCGCCCACGCGGTCCGCGCCGTCCCCGGCGGGTGCGTCACGACGTTCGACGGACCGGCCCCGTACCTCCCCGTGGCGTGGCTCGCCCTGCGCCAGCTGGTGTCCGTCCCCGTCTCACGTCGCCGACAGCAGCCGGGACACCGCGGCGACGGGTGA
- the flgK gene encoding flagellar hook-associated protein FlgK — protein MSTFSGINTASRALSAAQRGMEVTGQNIANVGTEGYSRQRVEQSASVLNQTGQFSQKFVPGDGVVVTGLSRVSDALATATARQDSAAAREQAAASTVWSGIESAIGDTGATGLSKSLADLSSSWSDLAAKSGNDGLAGAQALVITRSQGVAAELAGMDGQLEAQYAQLGLQAQTLASQANTIAANVATLNTSIRETLVNGASANELLDQRDQYLNQLADLTGARVVDRQDGTVDVLVGNASLVSGDLSHGLRVSTVASTTDRTPVGAGAERIGNQLVVTIGGQDAGPVTGSLKATLDGANKTLVDQQKGLDDFATKLASTVNTAYDGTFFSSVAAGWTSGDPVKASQLQVSVTTATFRDSTGTGTGTGSADRVYATAVKNAFGDVKSAWRTNVTNLAASTQSASNRADLAAQVSLKSGAVRDGVSGVNLDEEMTNLVAYQHAYSAAARVLTSIDEALDTLINRTGLVGR, from the coding sequence ATGAGCACCTTCTCCGGCATCAACACCGCCTCCCGCGCCCTGTCCGCCGCCCAGCGCGGCATGGAGGTCACGGGCCAGAACATCGCCAACGTCGGCACCGAGGGCTACTCGCGCCAGCGCGTCGAGCAGTCGGCGAGCGTCCTGAACCAGACGGGGCAGTTCAGCCAGAAGTTCGTCCCCGGTGACGGTGTGGTGGTCACGGGACTGTCGCGCGTCTCCGACGCGCTGGCGACCGCCACCGCCCGCCAGGACTCCGCGGCCGCCCGGGAGCAGGCCGCCGCCAGCACCGTCTGGTCGGGCATCGAGTCGGCGATCGGGGACACCGGCGCCACGGGCCTGAGCAAGAGCCTGGCGGACCTGTCCTCGTCCTGGAGCGACCTGGCCGCCAAGAGCGGCAACGACGGTCTGGCGGGTGCGCAGGCCCTGGTGATCACGCGCAGCCAGGGTGTGGCGGCCGAGCTCGCCGGGATGGACGGCCAGCTCGAGGCCCAGTACGCCCAGCTCGGCCTGCAGGCGCAGACGCTGGCGAGCCAGGCGAACACCATCGCGGCGAACGTCGCCACGCTGAACACCTCGATCCGCGAGACCCTTGTCAACGGTGCCTCGGCCAACGAGCTCCTCGACCAGCGCGACCAGTACCTCAACCAGCTCGCCGACCTCACCGGCGCACGGGTGGTCGACCGCCAGGACGGGACGGTCGACGTCCTCGTCGGCAACGCGTCCCTGGTCAGCGGTGACCTCTCCCACGGGCTGCGGGTCAGCACGGTCGCGAGCACCACGGACCGCACCCCGGTCGGTGCCGGGGCCGAGAGGATCGGCAACCAGCTCGTCGTCACCATCGGCGGCCAGGACGCCGGACCGGTCACCGGCTCGCTGAAGGCCACGCTGGACGGCGCGAACAAGACCCTCGTCGACCAGCAGAAGGGCCTGGACGACTTCGCCACCAAGCTCGCCTCGACGGTCAACACCGCCTACGACGGCACCTTCTTCAGCAGCGTCGCCGCGGGCTGGACCAGCGGTGACCCCGTGAAGGCCTCGCAGCTGCAGGTGTCCGTGACGACGGCGACGTTCCGGGACAGCACGGGCACGGGGACGGGCACGGGCTCGGCCGACCGCGTCTACGCGACGGCCGTCAAGAACGCGTTCGGCGACGTCAAGAGCGCCTGGCGCACCAACGTGACGAACCTCGCCGCCTCGACGCAGTCCGCGTCCAACCGCGCCGACCTCGCCGCCCAGGTGTCGCTGAAGTCCGGTGCGGTGCGCGACGGCGTCTCGGGTGTCAACCTCGACGAGGAGATGACGAACCTGGTGGCCTACCAGCACGCGTACTCCGCCGCCGCTCGCGTCCTGACGAGCATCGACGAGGCGCTCGACACCCTCATCAACCGCACCGGCCTCGTCGGCCGCTGA
- a CDS encoding YbaK/EbsC family protein, with protein sequence MSGPQHAAGSLTLHPAAEHPELLPEAVRSALPEGAWVADIDPDLADTAALVEAAGVPLDGSANCVVVAGKREGQERVAACVVLASTRADVNGAVKRLLEVRKASFLAMDRAVEESGMEHGGITPVGLPAGWRLLVDRRVAQTDWLLIGSGVRRSKLVVRGSDLAGRPGAEVVDICLDTAPAS encoded by the coding sequence GTGAGCGGACCGCAGCACGCGGCGGGCTCCCTCACCCTGCACCCCGCCGCCGAGCACCCCGAGCTCCTTCCCGAGGCGGTCCGGTCGGCGCTGCCCGAGGGTGCCTGGGTGGCGGACATCGACCCCGACCTCGCCGACACGGCCGCGCTCGTCGAGGCGGCCGGCGTCCCGCTGGACGGGTCGGCGAACTGCGTCGTCGTGGCGGGCAAGCGGGAGGGCCAGGAGCGGGTCGCCGCGTGCGTCGTCCTCGCCAGCACCCGCGCGGACGTCAACGGGGCCGTCAAGCGGCTCCTGGAGGTCCGCAAGGCGTCGTTCCTGGCGATGGACCGCGCCGTCGAGGAGTCCGGCATGGAGCACGGCGGGATCACCCCCGTCGGTCTCCCGGCGGGTTGGCGTCTCCTCGTCGACCGTCGGGTGGCGCAGACGGACTGGCTGCTCATCGGGTCCGGGGTGCGCCGTTCCAAGCTCGTCGTGCGGGGCAGCGACCTCGCCGGGCGCCCCGGCGCGGAGGTGGTGGACATCTGCCTGGACACCGCCCCGGCGTCCTGA
- the flgL gene encoding flagellar hook-associated protein FlgL, translating into MLGRITQRSIAANALTNLQNTQARAAKFQEQITSGTSLSKGSDDSVRAAAALRLNDQIAVNTENARSLNEARGWMTTQEPALDSTTSALQKVRDLTVQAGNSALDANGRAAIARQIREIKNTVLGDANTQYQGRAVFAGTSATTTAFGTTTPYASADDGGSVTRTVSPGVTMTVNVSGNDVYGAQAPGTTTVFQELDTLADDIAAGNVSSSTVSLSTIDSRINLATNARAVIGAKTNQLDHADDVNTTQLQYLQSQLDDVQGVDPMKAYLEFNQQNIAYQAALQATAKTVQVSLLDFLR; encoded by the coding sequence ATGCTCGGCCGCATCACCCAGCGCAGCATCGCCGCGAACGCCCTGACCAACCTGCAGAACACGCAGGCCCGGGCGGCGAAGTTCCAGGAGCAGATCACGAGCGGCACCTCCCTGTCGAAGGGTTCGGACGACTCCGTCCGCGCAGCCGCCGCTCTGCGCCTGAACGACCAGATCGCCGTCAACACCGAGAACGCCCGGAGCCTGAACGAGGCCCGTGGCTGGATGACGACGCAGGAACCGGCGCTGGACAGCACCACGTCGGCGCTGCAGAAGGTGCGCGACCTCACGGTCCAGGCCGGCAACAGCGCGCTGGACGCGAACGGCCGGGCGGCGATCGCGCGGCAGATCCGGGAGATCAAGAACACGGTCCTGGGTGACGCGAACACCCAGTACCAGGGCCGGGCCGTCTTCGCCGGCACCTCGGCGACGACCACGGCGTTCGGCACGACGACGCCCTACGCCTCGGCCGACGACGGCGGTTCGGTCACGCGCACCGTCTCCCCCGGCGTGACGATGACCGTGAACGTCTCCGGCAACGACGTCTACGGTGCCCAGGCACCCGGGACCACGACGGTCTTCCAAGAGCTGGACACCCTCGCCGACGACATCGCGGCCGGCAACGTCAGCAGCAGCACCGTGTCGCTGAGCACGATCGACAGCCGCATCAACCTGGCCACGAACGCTCGTGCCGTCATCGGCGCGAAGACCAACCAGCTCGACCACGCCGACGACGTCAACACGACGCAGCTGCAGTACCTGCAGTCGCAGCTGGACGACGTCCAGGGCGTGGACCCGATGAAGGCGTACCTGGAGTTCAACCAGCAGAACATCGCCTACCAGGCCGCCCTGCAGGCGACCGCGAAGACCGTCCAGGTCTCCCTGCTCGACTTCCTCCGCTGA
- the fliW gene encoding flagellar assembly protein FliW, translating to MTDAPVSAPVIEFVSPIMGLPHHTAFHLLPLDEEGNLWSLREAGGARTRLVVVTPGRFFPGYAPEIDDETAAALDLREASEAAVLNVVNIGDDPATATVNLLAPIVVNHRNLRAAQAVLVGTDHPLRAPLLAR from the coding sequence ATGACCGACGCGCCCGTGTCCGCCCCCGTCATCGAGTTCGTCTCGCCCATCATGGGCCTTCCGCACCACACGGCGTTCCACCTCCTGCCGTTGGACGAGGAGGGGAACCTGTGGTCGTTGCGCGAGGCGGGCGGGGCTCGGACGCGGCTCGTGGTGGTGACGCCCGGGCGGTTCTTCCCGGGCTACGCGCCGGAGATCGACGACGAGACGGCAGCCGCGCTGGACCTGCGCGAGGCGAGCGAGGCGGCCGTCCTGAACGTCGTGAACATCGGGGACGACCCCGCGACGGCGACCGTCAACCTGCTGGCGCCGATCGTCGTCAACCACCGGAACCTGCGGGCCGCGCAGGCCGTCCTCGTGGGTACCGACCATCCTCTGCGGGCACCGCTCCTGGCCCGCTGA
- the flgN gene encoding flagellar export chaperone FlgN, with translation MGLAEVSGILWKERELLELLLFKLEEEQLVLASGRTRWLAHATREVEFVMEQIRTTELLRATEVDAVATELGLGPGPSLNAIAEAAPDPWGEIFRGHRDSFLTLTAEIQDLADANRDLLHAGSRALRETLLGLDKPLDTYTAQGKNTAASTGGSRAHFVDEAL, from the coding sequence ATGGGACTCGCCGAGGTCTCCGGCATCCTCTGGAAGGAGCGGGAGCTGCTCGAGCTGCTCCTGTTCAAGCTGGAGGAGGAGCAGCTCGTGCTGGCCAGCGGCCGCACGCGCTGGCTGGCGCACGCGACCCGCGAGGTCGAGTTCGTCATGGAGCAGATCCGGACGACCGAGCTCCTGCGCGCGACCGAGGTCGACGCCGTGGCCACCGAGCTCGGCCTCGGGCCCGGCCCGAGCCTGAACGCGATCGCCGAGGCGGCGCCGGACCCGTGGGGGGAGATCTTCCGCGGCCACCGCGACTCCTTCCTCACCCTCACCGCCGAGATCCAGGACCTGGCCGACGCCAACCGCGACCTCCTGCACGCCGGCTCCCGCGCCCTGCGCGAGACCCTCCTCGGGCTGGACAAGCCCCTCGACACCTACACCGCCCAGGGCAAGAACACGGCCGCGTCGACCGGTGGCTCGCGCGCCCACTTCGTCGACGAAGCACTCTGA
- a CDS encoding flagellar assembly protein FliW, protein MSIASETTSKIEFISPLVGFEDHRSFELEPLDEDGLFFTMRSMSDPGLQLVVADPMPFYPDYEPVIDGDTARSLEIADEKDGAVLAVVNMLGGAEKATMNLLAPIVLNPRAHRATQAVLYGKDQPLDAPLVREV, encoded by the coding sequence GTGAGCATCGCTTCCGAAACCACCTCCAAGATCGAGTTCATCTCACCCCTCGTGGGCTTCGAGGACCACCGCAGCTTCGAGCTCGAGCCCCTCGACGAGGACGGCCTGTTCTTCACGATGCGGTCGATGTCGGACCCCGGCCTCCAGCTGGTGGTGGCGGACCCGATGCCGTTCTACCCCGACTACGAACCCGTGATCGACGGGGACACCGCCCGCTCCCTCGAGATCGCGGACGAGAAGGACGGGGCCGTCCTGGCCGTGGTCAACATGCTGGGCGGTGCCGAGAAGGCGACGATGAACCTGCTCGCCCCCATCGTCCTGAACCCCAGGGCCCACCGTGCGACCCAGGCCGTCCTCTACGGCAAGGACCAGCCGTTGGACGCCCCGCTCGTCCGCGAGGTCTGA